The nucleotide window TGGATGGAATATAGATAGTGCCTCTGTCACCCTCCTCTTCATACACTTTTTCTGTCTTTCccactttatatatattatatttcattttatgaTAACTGTTGACACTTTTCACCGATATATGAGATTTTTACTTCACCATCATGTATTATTGAATGTAAACTTAAAACTTAGGACACTTCATTTGGAGCTTTTGTTATGATATGGTATTGATtggttcattttaatttaacaattttctccttttttttttttactatgtcaaatttaagatttgagatttaaattttatatcaaaaaatataaattaatatccaatTCAAATAAGTCATCTCATTTTAAGTTCAATGATttctttctataatttttttttcaaaaatttttcccTCTATCCTCTATTCTTTTTTGGTGATTATCCTTTTTCTACATCAACAATTTTTAAGTTGCTTTGGATGACTCATTGAATGCTAAAAAGATAACGTTACTCTTGTACTATAATATTGTCCAAGACTTGATTTGAGCACAAATGACtgctttaaataataataataataataataatatgtgcCATAGATAAGACTTTTGTTTGGAGAAAATGTAATCTTTCACTTAGACAACCGGATGAAAAGCAAAACGAATCATTTCACCACTTGcagaatatttgttttgtttgtaacGAATCTAAAGGAGGAAATCAATTGGGATTTGGGAACAAGAAAAATCTGATAAAATTCTACCATTCTTGAAAGTGAGTTTGGATCTTCAACTTTCGGTTACACGTACAATTAAGTCAATAAATGAAGAAGACAATAATTCATTCCACTACTTAAGCTTTAAAGAATTATTGTTGCTGTTGATACAAATGGCTGTTTGTTCTCACTTTTACATGACCAAAAATGAATCATTCTGTCTTTATGGTGATGAACTAAACCATGGGTATAAAAAATTCCTGCCATGGTTCAAATGATCATTCAGggttttttattgaaaatttttctttattttgttcatCACCGAAAGCCAAACCAAATATCTGGCTGTAGTCATCCACAAAGTGAACATCTAAGCCTTCCTTCACGTTTGGAGCAAGCTCATCAAAATCCCTCCGGTTGGCTGAAGGGAATATGATTGTCTTCACATCGCTCCTCCTCGCTGCAATTGTTTTCTCCTTAACCTGATTATTtcacacaaaataaatatactcaGTGAACCTGCCTCAAATAATGGCACTAAATGCATTGCAAAAGTAATGAAAGGGAGTTTTGCCAGGGAAACAATTTCCAACTTCCAGATACAGAAAAATCTTTAAGGCTTACAAAGGCAGACCAGAGACTCCATAATAAAAACCTCATCTaagaaataattagaaaataaagcCAAAGTTCAAAAACATCATAGGGAATATGCATATGTAttcttcaaaaagaaaaagatttgtGTGACTAATTCATTCAATATAGTATCAGTAATGCCAAGCATAAAATATTCAAgcaataaattaaagtttgttTGACATACCCCACCAATTGGAAGGATCTTCCCAGTTAGTGTTACTTCCCCAGTCATTGCTAGATCCTTCCTGACATACTTCTTCATGGCAAGAGACAACATTGATGTAACCATGGTGCAACCTGCACTAGGCCCATCCTTTGGAGTGGCCCCTGCTGGAACGTGGAGATGAAGTTTGGAATTGGCAAAGAAAGGATTATCTGGTTCTTTCTCAAGCAAGATGGATCTTGCCACTGTGTGAGCAATTTGTGCACTTTCTTTCATAACATCTCCAAGTTGACCAGTAACATGCAAAGCCCCTTTTCCATCTCCTTGCTCAACCTCAGTGGTCTCTATATATAAGGTGGAACCACCCATTGCAGTCCAAGCAAGACCCATCACAACTCCAACTGGAGTTTGATCATAGATGCGCTCAGCATGGAATACAGGTTTACCAACATAATCGGCTAAGTTTGATTCATCAACCAATACTTTCTCAACTGACTTAGCAGCTTCATTCTCCTTTATCTTCTCTTGATCTGTTATATCCTGTACAGAATAAAAAAGTATGAATATACAGGATGAAGCTACCTTGGAAGGCTTTGAACAGAAAACACTTGCCAAgtgatacacacacacacacacacatatataacaAAGCAAAGTACTAAACAACTGCACTGGATAAGCTCAGAATAACTGTTTGTCTTATCTCATGGTTTCTGGAGCAAGTACTCATTTACTTATGAATTAGATGATAACCTTTAAGCGAATTTAGTCAAATTACGATGTTggaaaaattttttgttctcatacaaaattcatatattatacCTTAAACgaaaacaatttcaaacaagTAACACCAGTCTGTACCTTTAAATCCACACCAGTCTCAGATTGGTCATCTTTCAACAGAGTCACAGTCAGAACAGGGGTTTCAGTAGTTTGCTCATGACTGCTAGTCTCCACTGTTTCGGCTTCAACCTTCATGTCACTTCCAACTATGTTTTGACTTGATTCATCAACACTTTCTGCCTCAGATTTACCAGGCTCCACAACCTCTCCAGCAACAGCAGATTCACTGTGTGCTCCTTGTCGCACAAGTTTCAGAGCAATCTGCCACAACCATACATTCTAGTGCTTCACAGTTTgaactaaaatataaatgaagggGAAAAAATGGTGCAGTAGCAGAGTAAAGCTTTTTGCCAATaattatatactatatatacataaaacgCAAATATTAATAGTGCATACCTTGCGGTAAAtcttttctatttgcttttgaAGATTACGAACCCCTGCTTCTCGGCAGTAATTTTCAATCAGGCTGAGAAGCGCTGCATCAGTCACCTCAACCTAGAACAAATTAGCTTGTAAGGGTTAAATATCTTCTATCCTCGAGAAATATATCAACAAATTATCTCGTTTTACAAGATAGAGGTTACCTGTTCAGGCATGATACCACACGCTTCACGCGTAGCCTTCTCCAAATAGTCCCTGGCAATGTGCATTTTCTCATCAGTGATATACCCAGCAATAGCAATTACTTCCATCCTGTCCAAGAGAGGGTTGGGAATATTCTCCACAACATTTGCTGTGCAAACAAACAGAACCTACattgaagatttgaaatatTAAGGTACAAATCCAAAAAAATCCCACACCCAATTTCCAGCCTGACATGTGACGTGCTGACTCAATGTTAACAACACAAGATTTAATCACAGAAAACTTGTGTAAAACATCTAAAAGTATGCAAAGGTACAGTATGAGTCTACATGCCAACCGCCAGAAAAATCTTCAacaatgagaaaaacaaaaagatagccaaaattaacaacaaattaatctatttttcttgATATGCCACTCTATTGCAACAATATATATGTAGGAAGGTACCATCAATGGAAATCTCTGCTATTACTAACCTTTGATAGGTCAATTGGAACATCAAGATAGTGGTCCAGAAAATTAGCATTTTGTTCTGGATCAAGGAGCTCCAACAATGCACTTGCCGGATCACCAGCATGTCCCCTTCCCAACTGCCACAATACAGAATATTCAGATTTCAACACATCAATGTCGTAAACATTATCTTTCCAAactagaatataattataaaaacaaggCACAAAGTAATCATTCTGGACTGTATAATAGATAGGAGGAAAAGAACACCagttattaaattcaaattaatcaagtCTTACAGCCTTAGTACCTTGTCTATTTCATCAATCAGAACAAGAGGATTAGCTGTCCCGACATTTTTTAGGCACTGCACCATCTTTCCTGGCATAGCTCCAATATACGTTCGCCGATGCCCCTGAAGACAGTGGAagtcaataataaattttcaatacttTATTTATAACCATACAGCGGCATACAATTTTATTCCCAGTAGTAGATGACTTTAATTACCTTGATTTCAGCAACATCAGCTAAACCTCCAACTGAAAACCTAAAGAATTTACGGTTTAAAGCACGTGCAATTGAACGACCAATGCTAGTTTTGCCCACTCCAGGCGGGCCAGAGAGACAGATGATTTTTCCTGGAATAggtatattaacaaaattaagagcCTGAAATAGCTTCCAAGTGGGATGATTTCCATTCTTCATGGCCACCATGAAGTCAGTTTGCTAATGCTCCATATGGCATCACAGATTGTTGCAATATAATGAtgacaaataagaaaaaaaattaaaacatttttgttatgctaatatattttcaaacacATTAACAACTAAAAAGAAACATTACCAACCTTGGGAGGTTCCCCTAAGTTTTCCAACAGCAATAAATTCCAATATCCTTTCCTTCACATCAGTCAATCCATAATGGTCTTCATCAAGAATTTTTTGTGCCCGAAGGACATCAAAATTCTCATCACTGCATTTGAAATTgaggaataaaaaaaatttaaaaatctaaaaccaGAAAATAGAATGTTTTTATGTAAGGCCAAAATGAATCATAAATATATGAAGACAGAAAATCCATCATAAATATTCCAACAAAAACAGCAGATTTTGTGCTGTACTACTAGCACCATAGTGGAAAAACAACCATCACCATAAAATAGTTTTCATTCTCCCAATGATTCTATCaacttaattaaattgaatagaCCATGGAAAAGTATACTTTCAAATTATCAAAGCAAAACTGTTAGTTCTACAAGCACAGGGTTGTCGTATAATATTCATCTtgaaaaaattaaccaaggtCAACATCACATCTTTTGTCATTCTTTGGGATAAAATACAAGCATGCAAATAGGTACAGCCCAAATGAAAAAGCACAAAAACCTGTAGCTTCCCCAAGGTAGTGCAGTCAACCAATCCAAATAGTTGCGAGTTACATTGAATTCACTAGAACTGGCCTCTAACAGCTGCAGTTTTGTAAGCTCCTCTTCTATAACTTGCAGAACATGAGATGGACATTTGTCCTTATATTGCTCAATCCTTTCCCTGAACTTTGCTGCAATAATGAATGAGAAAAGAGTAACGAAAGTCATATTGATTTTTCTATAAGATTGTAAACTAGACCtgaaagataatttaaatgaaaCTAACAGGAAAGGGCTGTTTTGTCATCTGTCTCTAATCCAAGCTCCTGCAACAGGGGCAAGAATCAAAATACAGAAGTCAATATAAAGCCCAGCTCAATACATATTTGTAACAATCTATCATAGTTTCTAGAGATAGAGTAtagtaaatacatataaaaaataactgaaGCTAATACCTTCTTTATAGCCTTAAGTTGCTCATTTAACAAGTAACGGCGCTGCTCACCACtgattttttcttcaattgctTTTGCAATCGATTCCTACACATGACCCAAGAAAGGTAAAGACCTAATGAATGTGGATCAAATAACAAGAAATAACCACAAACATTAGCATGATGTACCTGAATCTTACTGATTTCCATTTCTTTCTTCACCAACTCCAGTGTCAGTTTCAAGCGTTTATACACCTGAGTTTGACCACAGGAAAAAAGTgactaaaataaaaaggaatgaAGGAATAAGAAGGATGTATTACAACCATCTAATGACAGTTTAGAGAAAGATTCTTGGATGTAGACAGCAAAACATTCTACACCCTATTGTCCAAAAGGAGGGGTGCTCAAATAATAATGTTCCAGAATAAAGCTGGGAATTCAAGATTAGCCACCGATTAAGATGTGCAACATACATCCAGCTCTTCAAGCACTTGCTGACATTGCAATTTGTTTCCACCGGATATTGCAGCTCCAAAATCTGCTAACTTTGGAAAGCTAAAATCACCCACATGCTGCAGCAATGGGAGAGAAAAGATGTCACTATACTGaacaaaaaatgaaaccaaTTTAATCAATCAGTATGtagttataaaatatatccaATGTAAGGAGCACGCATgcaaaacattttatataaacagGAATTGACATGCAAACATCATAAACTCATTATAAACAGTCAATGAATCAAGCAAAGAAACTGAAGTGGCAATTTGTAATCAGAGGCAGTAGCACTACTAGAAAGATGGCAGGGAAAGAAAAGTTCAAAAGTATCAAAGTAAGATGTTGCCTTAatagatgatgaagatgatagGTGTTATCAATGCCAGAGAAGAGAAATTTAAGCTTTATCCCAGTTTATTGGCATATGTTAGTGCGAATTGCAAAATAGACCagaaaaaaatttggatgaagTAAAGCTAAGCTCTAGACCAAACTGACGATGAAAAGTAAGAGCATCTCAAGGAACACATATAGACAATTATTCAAAACACACATGTACAAACCTGAGTATATGTTTGAACATGATCTCTCCAAAGGGAACTTGTCTTCAAAACATCTCTTAGAGTAGATATAACCTCAAATGATGTGGCCTTTATAATATCATCATCCTTGTCATATGGTTTATCCTGCAATGTTTAAAGATAGATCAATAGAACATCATTTGCATATATAGAACACTATGACTTAGGAATCAATCAAAATTGAGCATAGAAAGAATACCTTGAGATGATCAACTTTGACAGTCAAGGGTTCCTCATTAACCTAAATAGAAGACATCATTTTCAGTTAAGAAACATCTCCATCAATATATGACATAGAAGTAAACAGACAGGACAGTTCATCAAGTACCAAACTCTAGGACAACTGGAAGGAAATTTTAGTACATCAATATCTTGCTTACTCACCAACTCTGTTATTCGAAGTCGCCTGTGGCCAATAAGGATAACCTGATCTCCTTGGATGCTTGAGATCTGCAGCATTATACCACAGATTCTTAATTGTTAAATCATAGACACACAGTTCTTTACTGTTGAATCTCATATGTATTGACATTTGAGGACATTAAGCTAACAAATGGCTATAATTCCCACATAACCTGATACCTGGGCAAGTGTACCAACTTCATGAAGTCGATTAAACAACTCTTTTCCTTTAAGATCATATACACTTTTTTCAGTTTCAGAACCTGAAGAATCAGCCCCTGGCTCATCTTTAAGAAGGAACGCCCCAGCATAAGGGGCCTGACGTTTTCGGCTTTCCTGTAAAGCTGCTAACAATTTTGGATCctgcaacaaaatttaaaactttggtAAGCAACACCTCAATTAAACTCCTTAAAGTAAACCAACAATGTCAGCATGTAATGATGTGCATGCCATATAACAAGATAGAAGCTCCAATACCTTGACATAAATTGGCATGTAGAAACCAGGAAAAAGAGGTCTATGAGGCAATGGTAATGCCAAAACCTGCCATGCACAAAATCAAGCATTAAGATAAATGGTGAATTCTAACCATAAACCCATCAAGTCAATCATAAAcgctttaaaatttataaactaacaTTACTACTTGTCTATGATATtattaaaacccaaaaaaaaaaaaaatactaactTTAATCCTTAAAGTTCTTCTTCAGCTAAagaaattgttttaatattcaatgtgaaattgcattaaaaattcCATTCCCTTTCTTCAGTTTCTCACCAacaaactaaatataaataagttaattttacATCTTAGAAGCTCTTATTCaactgaaattttgattttaacagTAAAAATGCGTTGAAATTGCTACTAACGTTCTTGCATTATTGTAaattgcagaaaaaaaaaattcttcattcTACTTCGATTTTTTAATTTCCGTCTCATTTTCACCAACCAATCAAACAATTACAAACGAAAACAAAAACTTTATTCAACCAACCGTCAAATAATCCTCGGGCCGAGGGTTAGTAGAGACAATAGCTGAAGAACTCTTCGAGTCAGACTCTTCGGAGTCTGTTTTAGCATGCTTTAGCTCAACCTCGACCAGCGACCCATCTTCGCCCCCGTCTCCAGAAGAATCGGAGCAGAAAAACCTCCTGTAAGTCACCGTACGGCTCCTCCGGGACGTCAACCCGGTGATTTGACTGAGCGCGTCGAGAAACGGGGAGGACGACGAAGGCTTGTTTCTAAGAGCCGTAACGGTGGCGAAGGCGTGAGTCTGCCGGCACGACGCGGCGGTGGAGGAGAGAAGTTTCAGCATTGGAAATTTGGGGAGACTCTTAAAGGGGTAAAATCCGAAGATTTAGAAAGCTTGAGGGGCGGATTGAGATGGAGTGAAGTTGCattgaagagaagaagaggaggacAGAGGAGGGTGTTGCAGTTTAAGCCCTGCATAAACCCTTGATTTCGTGTCTGGTTTGAGGGTTTTAAGTGAATTGACTTTTCTGtccttttattgtaattaatgtTCTAGTGTGTCCTCGTTTGTATTAAGAGAGGTTTAgtgtattaataatatagtactaaatatttatttgtaactTCCTATGCAAGAAATCTACTTGTTCTAGAATCCCCTTCGTATTGTGGACTTCTCCTAGAATTTagggccaaaggacaatttccgaCCCAAGGTTTAATGGAAGGACAAATTCCCACcccattaactttcaaaaacccaaatactcacatttttactattataaataggggtaaaattgttatttaactaaaaatattaaaaaaataaaatactatcacGTTTTTTctccactcaaggtttgaaaaattgttatttcccccctagggtttcattcctTCTCCGATAACATTCTCTGGCCGACCTTCCATTTATCGACGCTCTAGCTTCCATAACAAAGATGCAGTCATAAAAAGGTCACGAAGATGACAATTGGAAGTGACATCATTGA belongs to Mangifera indica cultivar Alphonso chromosome 2, CATAS_Mindica_2.1, whole genome shotgun sequence and includes:
- the LOC123209411 gene encoding lon protease homolog 1, mitochondrial-like; its protein translation is MLKLLSSTAASCRQTHAFATVTALRNKPSSSSPFLDALSQITGLTSRRSRTVTYRRFFCSDSSGDGGEDGSLVEVELKHAKTDSEESDSKSSSAIVSTNPRPEDYLTVLALPLPHRPLFPGFYMPIYVKDPKLLAALQESRKRQAPYAGAFLLKDEPGADSSGSETEKSVYDLKGKELFNRLHEVGTLAQISSIQGDQVILIGHRRLRITELVNEEPLTVKVDHLKDKPYDKDDDIIKATSFEVISTLRDVLKTSSLWRDHVQTYTQHVGDFSFPKLADFGAAISGGNKLQCQQVLEELDVYKRLKLTLELVKKEMEISKIQESIAKAIEEKISGEQRRYLLNEQLKAIKKELGLETDDKTALSSKFRERIEQYKDKCPSHVLQVIEEELTKLQLLEASSSEFNVTRNYLDWLTALPWGSYSDENFDVLRAQKILDEDHYGLTDVKERILEFIAVGKLRGTSQGKIICLSGPPGVGKTSIGRSIARALNRKFFRFSVGGLADVAEIKGHRRTYIGAMPGKMVQCLKNVGTANPLVLIDEIDKLGRGHAGDPASALLELLDPEQNANFLDHYLDVPIDLSKVLFVCTANVVENIPNPLLDRMEVIAIAGYITDEKMHIARDYLEKATREACGIMPEQVEVTDAALLSLIENYCREAGVRNLQKQIEKIYRKIALKLVRQGAHSESAVAGEVVEPGKSEAESVDESSQNIVGSDMKVEAETVETSSHEQTTETPVLTVTLLKDDQSETGVDLKDITDQEKIKENEAAKSVEKVLVDESNLADYVGKPVFHAERIYDQTPVGVVMGLAWTAMGGSTLYIETTEVEQGDGKGALHVTGQLGDVMKESAQIAHTVARSILLEKEPDNPFFANSKLHLHVPAGATPKDGPSAGCTMVTSMLSLAMKKYVRKDLAMTGEVTLTGKILPIGGVKEKTIAARRSDVKTIIFPSANRRDFDELAPNVKEGLDVHFVDDYSQIFGLAFGDEQNKEKFSIKNPE